The Plasmodium vivax chromosome 7, whole genome shotgun sequence DNA window TTGCTCGTTCGTGCATGAGTCGTGGTGGGTACAGTAGCGGGGTGTACTATTGGCCTATGCTAATGCGGCACCCCTCTCTGCGCCGTTCGTCGAGCCATTGCAGAGGTGGTGTCCCTCATTTGTTCACTCCGACGTGCGCTTTAACCCCCccagagttttttttttttttttttttgtcgcttCACCCATGTGGGCATACCGCGCACGTGGGGTTCTTCCACCCTTTAAGCGTTTAAACGGAGTTATGAAAATGTATGAAGTTGGGGAAAGAATGCCGATGTGGGTGAATTCCCTCCCCCGTACGGTTAAACAAACTAAAGGATGTCTCAAAACATCGTTCCGTTTATTCTGGCCCATTTGAATACCCGACTGTTATGCATTTTGCCGCTGGGCTGCACCATTTTTGTGGCGGTAACTTCCCCTAATCTGTCCTTATTGGGAGGGGCAAACGCACGCGTGGAATGGGCCGACGTAACGCATGCTTATGAATGCGGCACATGTCCGAACGTGACAAGCGACGCCACGATTGGTTTTATTTGCAGTGCTGGTGATAGCGCTGAAAGCATCGTGGACAGCTCATCTGGGAGTCTTTCCAAAGCGGCTGGCTGGATGGGACAACTCTGCCATTCGTAtttctacataaaaaaaagggctcaTTTGAGCATATCCCGTgcccttattttttccctcttcttttttgcaatcatttggaaaaaattgcgccaAAATGGGAGAGGCAAAAACATGCTAAGCAGAGCTAATTGTTCGATCGGAACTTCTGCCCCCTTCCTccatgtttaaaaaaaatgatagccCTTGGGGATGATAACATATAACAATGGGAAGGAGCGcacaataaaattaaacatgCTAATTAAATGGTGGTTAGATAAAGTGGCACTTGCGTTATCCTATGTCCTATGcgtcttttcattttttgcctgGCAGTATTATTTGAGTAgtggggcgaaaaaaatttttttttttttatttttgcctgaacaagtcaggtaaacagcaaaaaaaaaaaaaggggtacccCAAAtggcaagaaaaaaagcgtCGCAAAAAGGCACCACAATTGCGTGTTATTTATAGCGATATGATGCGATGCGGCAAGATACGATGACCATCCGGATGCGCGGAGTTAAGCGCATTTCGAGGCTCCCCGAGCTGCGGCAGCCccgcttttcccccctaGCGACGTGCGCCTGCGCAAAattgatggaaaaaatagctTCCCTCGCTCGGttggttattttttcatccatCCATCCGTCGACCCGCCGATCCGTCCATTCGTTTActtatttatcatttattttgtatttttttttccccctttgggactgctttttttccgttgAAAGGCACcgcggaaaaaattattaaggTAGAGAGCCGCTGCGCCAGGAAAGCGGTTCCCGCGAGGTATCAAACTTTTTCTCGTTTTCGCCGCTCCGCTGATTGGCGGCTTTGGCAACAGGCACTTGGGGCTGCTCGCCTGACAAACGAAGCTGTATAGCTGGCAGCGAGAGGCAAATTTGtatgcataaaaaagaaaaaaaaaatacaaaaaaatatgcaaaaatatatgcaaaaaaatatacagaaaaaaaatacaaaaaaatagaaaataaacgCAAAACAAATACGCAATTATAAATGCGCAACTTACATCCTCCAACTTGCAACAGTTGATGAGAAGAAGCTTTTTTGCCGGCAGGCGGATGTAGCTGCAAGTACCCCGTATGCGCGTTCAACCTGATATGGAATAAATTCCgaacagaaggaaaagaTACCCGAAGCGACCATACGAGGGAACCAAAAGGAGGCAGGCGGCGAAGGGCGCGGACGAATCATCCTCCTCTCCATAGGCCACATCATGTTTCTCCCCAAAGTAGGCGATCACCAACATGGATCTTCATGATAAGCGAAACGGGGAGAAGCACCATCTTAGTAGTGGGGCCCTGGAGGAGGTTGGCCAAGTGGCAAGCGAAAAGGGTAGTACAAATAAAAGGACGTATATGAAGTACCACGAGGGGGAGGATTACagtgaaggggaaaaagaagacgGAAGAGGAGTTCCTCACAGAGGGAACAGAAGACCGAGCAGAACTTCTCGTAGTACTGACGACGATGCAGTGgagaggggggaggcagaCCAGCTAgcgaaaagcaaaaaaaaggcaaaagctGTTAATGAATTATCATCCCATGCGTTATCCCCCAGTGGTGGAGCGAACAACCCTGTCAGTGATGCTGATGACCAAGACAGCCACGATGGGGGTGGTCATCAAAGGGAAGGAAACAAATGGCAAAACGAAAGAGGGGATCACCACCACGCGAGTGAGAAAAGAACATATCATATGCGTAAGGTGGTACCCTACCCCTCCTATACAGATACCAcctcccccggggggaaACGTAACCTTCTCAGTAACAGCATTCCGAGCAGCGCAAGcctcaaaaagggaagtgcCGCACAGGAGGATGAATCCACGGCCGATGAGCATAGCCCCAAAAATAAGGGTagcaaaatttataaattaaaaagtaaaagagGGAGTTCCTCCTTTATGTGCCATCCGGATGGAAGGCGGAGGAGGGTGTCTCCCacgaggagaagcagcatcTCCCAGTCCAGTGTGGGCACATCGGAAAGGAGTTTTCAGGGTGGGAGGCATGCCAAGGAGGGAAGGGGGAGGTGCCAGCGGGAGGCCAGTCACCGTAGTGATAGAAGTGGTAGAAGTGATGGAAGTTATAAACATGGCAAACGGGACAAACGGGACAGACGCGATAAACGGGACAAACACAGCAGACGCAGGAGAAGTGAGTCCGAAGAGCCGCGCTTCACCAGCTCTACTCAcctcaaaaagggagagctGCCAAGGAGGAGAGCAGGCACCCGCCGTGATGTCAGCTCGGACGGGAGTTGCAGAAGCTCAGGTGAGAGCAGCGACAATGGTAGGCACCGTAAAACAGCAATCACAGAGAGAGACAATGAAAGGAGTGATGGATCTAGTAGAGGCCACTCCCCTGTTGTAAAGAAGGATTACCATCACCACGCAGGGAGGAAGAGACACAGAAGAAGCTACGACGACGCGTCTCCCTATGAGCAGAAGTATCCCACGCAGGaagccaaacggggggaacGCACTCCACATGATTACATGGTtggggggagaggaagacCGCATGGAGCACACCTGTCCGATGAGTCAGTGCGTAGGGAGGACGAAAGCTCGAGCGAGTACAGACGGGAGGCAGCGTCGAGCAAAACTGAAAGGAATAAAATCCGccagaggggaagaagcgctAGTAGAAGGAGTGCCAGTAGAAGGAGTGCCAGTAGAAGGAGTGCCAGTAGAAGGAGTGCCAGCAGAAGAAGCGCTATTAGTAGAAGCGCTAGTAGAAGAAGCAGGAGCGCGGAGAGGCACCCCTACAGCAGGCGAAAAAGGCATTACCGCCTTCCTGCTGAGGAGGATTCGCCAAACATATATAGGAAGAAATACCAAAGCGGGAAGGAGAGGCAGGACTGGCATAAAGACGGAGGGTATTATTATCGCGGGGAGGGAGAGTATGAGAAGGACCTGCCTCCGAAAGGGAATCACCGCGGGGAGGGACCATCTCGGGGAGGAAGCGCAAAGCTCAGTGACTATAGGGAAGACCCCAATTTGCagagaagaacaaaagaGTATCCTCAAAGTAGGGAGTGGAGAGAAAGGCCCTTAAACCCCCACAGAGATGAAGGGAACGAATCCGCCaccgagggggaggaacaaaaaacgAATTACCATAATTATGGCCGAGAGAAGGGGCAGCGAAGTGGAAGGAATGACCTTCACCAGAACCATCACTCGAGTAGAAAACGGGATCGTAGCGAAATGGACGATGAGGCTGCCACATATGAGCAAGCTGACCAAGGGAGGCACTACTACCCACCTGGGGAAGCATACCATGCAAGGGGAAGGAACCCTAATAAGCGGTTGAACACATATAAGGGAGATTCCGATGATGAAGAGAAGGAGGCATTCAAGCCGCGCCCTGATCAGCGTCTCCCCCATCGGTTCGAAAGAGACTGGCATGCAAACAGACGTAATGAGCACCCCCGTAGGAATGGAAGCTGCGAGAAGAATGGCGACGTTGGGAGTGACCTTTCCGTGAACGAGTTAAACTTCGGAAGgatgaaaagaaaggaaGTCGCCGAGTATGTTCAAGTGGGTGGCAGCGTGGAGATCGAGTTACTGTCCGATGCGGATTTTACCAACTGGGCGAGCGACCATTCTGGGGGAGAGGCGGGAGGAGAGGCCGCAAATGGGGGAGTGGAGGTAGAAGGAGATCATCGCAACGGAAACCACACTCGCATCAATTTTAGGAACTGCCACCTGCGGAAGTTCGTTCTGTGTGGCGACCAGCTGCGCATGGGGAAGTTGCCCCCCACGAAGAAAAGGAGCGTGAGTGTCTGCTCCTCGGACGGAAACGCGTATAGTCATAATAAGTATGCACCCCCCACTCGTATTGCTAACTACAAGCAGAGTGAATAcaggcaggaaaaaaatcccGCCACTTCCCCTGTGGGCAATAAATATTGTGATGTTCCCCtcgaaaaaagaagaggctCACACAGTGATCGATCGGAATCGCCTGACTCGTTCGGGCGAAGTGGCTACATGAGTGGTAAAAATTCCGGTACCAAAAATGACTCCACGATTGAGAGGCGCAAACAGGTTCCCAGtgtggagggagaagcgaatAGGCGTCTCTCCCGTTCGGCTTCTCCAGTGCGTGACGCTCTTGTGGAAAGGGAGAGCGGCCGTGAGGGGGAGTTCCCGGGGGGGGCCAGAAGGGGTGAAGACGGAAGCAAATTCATAGGTGGTCATCAGGTGGACCACAATGAAAGGATTCGCGGTAGCAGCAGGGGAAGCAGCCGAGGTAGAAGCCGCGGAAGCAGCCGCGGAAGCACGTTTGGCGCGCCTCACAACGCACATGGTGATGGTCAAACCCAGGAAATGATCCCCCCTCCCAGGATTAGCGACCACGGGGGAGTTAATCAAAttgagggggaaaaggatAAGGCGCATTCGCACGGAGAGAATCATGAGAGGCGCACTCCCCAGCATTGTGCAGATGCACACAGTGGTATaaaggcaaagggggaagaaaaccaTCGTGCGGATGGAAAAAACGATGGTGACGATACCCTCAtcacagaaaaggaagaagggaACCGAGCAGGTGCAAAAGTGAAAGTGGCAACAACAACCCCCACCTGGGTGAATGTACCCGAATGGGGGACCATACCaaattacataaatgagattataaaaaatatgaacaattCATACGAAATAAATGAACCTATCGACGTGCTGAATTTGAAGGCAGGCAAATCCTTTCGTGTTCCTGAGCTACTCCATTTAGTTAAGGAGATGACGAGCACCAAGAGTTTTTTGGATTTTCTTGAAAGGAGAAAGGAAGCCCAAAAGAAATGGAAGATGGTCGCCCGAAATATTATGCACGAGGAGTTTAAACTTTTGAGCGACTCGATAAGTCGCGATGTGCTGGACGCGAAAATAAAGTTCCTCACCAGTTCGCTCAGATCTCTGTAGAGGGCGTCCGCCCTGCCCGGCCCCCATCCGTTTGCGTCCCGTCAAGTGAAAAGTCATCGTGTGTTTTGttatgttttgttttgtttcattttattttaccttgTTTTGTCCCTTCCTGTTTTGTCTCCTTTGCTTTGTCTCTGCTGCGTGTGCGGTGGCGCCACGGCACGGGGGAGTTCCCACGTGAGTAGCGCAACGCACTATgctgattattttttttttttttttttgtttttcttaaCCGGAGAGTAAATCCATTTTGGACCACATAAacgatgggaaaaaagaaaaaaaaaaaaacggctcTTTGATGTACACCCCTCAGTGTTCTTTTCCactccctcttttttttggggggcatATCCCACCGGAGAGCATGCCAAAGTTTTGCCGGGCAGCAATTCAACGGGATAAATTAGCAGCACGATCGAATTTGTGTAAAGTTTCGATTTCCTCAGCTGACTCTTCCTACGGTGCGGCGCAGTGTGCGCCCTGTGGGAGGGTCCAAAGGTGTTTAACTTACGTTCATTCAATTGACCCATCCAATCGGTTCGTCGTATGTGTTGCATTTGCCGTGCCTGCCATGGGGCACCTCCCTAAAGAAAAGCTCCCCGGTGAAGAGCAAAACAGTCAAAACAGTAAAAACAGTAAAAACAGTAAAAACTGAGCAACCCCCCTTTGGGCTAGCGACGAGTTTATTTGTCTCATATTGGCTAAGCAACTGTTTTGCACTGCCACGCGCGCACATATGCTTAGTGACCCCCTCGGAGGAATGAATTGCATTTCCGTGTGGCCCTCATTGCACAGAAAAAAGATTTCGAAAATGTTGGGCAAATGTGACAGAACGACTAGCTAAATtgtttcaccattttttttttttttttttttttatcccccctttggatgtatttccattttgatgaaGGCACAacgaaggagaagcaaaatggaggagggggaaaaaaagctcCGTTCTGCGTTTCGCTCGAGCTGCGTACAACTTTAAAATAATCGCGAAGCATTGTCATCCCAATTTGGCATACGCATCGTGCACAAGCTTGGGGAGTTGAGTTTGTTCCCCCAGGGAGGGTTAATTTCCCCTCGAGGGCAAGCGTTGCCCAGGCGAGCAGTGAGGTACACAGATAGCCTTGTGCTACACACCACACATCAGAGCGTTGTCACACGGgggagaatttttttttttttttttttttcgtcaagTATTCCCACCAGGAATGTTAGTGCACTCGTGCTACGCGCTGAGCtttgcttcgttttgctttgcttATTTTGCTCCATTCGTTTTGCTTCATCCTCTTTGCTTCGTTAATTTTGCTtgatttgttccttttccaGAGTTGGTATTTGTCCTTattgcgtatttttttttccccccagaGGAAACAATGGCTTAGTTGCCTTTCCGATTTGTTTGTCCCCGTGTGCGCCAGTGTTGATCACCCGGCGTGTTGTACGTATTGTATGTGTTGCATGTGTTGTGTGTGTTTTGTGTTGCCCGGCTTTGCTCCCATTCGTCAAGGAACAATTGCAAAGCCGAGTGACTGTGCCACTTGCTGGCGTCATTTGAAGTGCTCGCCCAGGAACAAGCGAGTGAGAGGGGCCCTCGCCCGCGCGCTTTTCAGTTGCCCTCAGTTTTACAATTTGTTTGCCGATTTGTTTTTCGCTTCGTTTGCCCTccgtttttcgtttttttgtcgCTTTTTTGCGATTTGTTTGTCCTCCGTTTTTCGCTTTGTTTGCATATTTGTTTACCGCTTTGTTTGCCGATTTGTTTGCCGTTTGTTTGGCCCCCCCCGGTCCGCTAACCCAGTCGAGCTGtgacgaattaaaaaaacgaaacagcCAATTCATTTGTGTGAAGCTACTTGTGGGGGGCATGTACCCATTTGTTGTGCAAAAACTGTTTTGTGCAAGAATAGCCTGAGTTTGAGCGGCGCTTCGATTGACTACCGTCTTTTAGTTTGCTTTGCCCGAGCACCCAGTTGGGCCCTGGCTAGCGTCCGCCGTGAAGAGTTCACCCTGAAGTGTTCTCCGTGAAGTGTCCATCAGTAAGGGTGTGCCTCCCCCGTACACACACGTGTAGACAAACGGATGGGCGCATATTAACCCCTcgctagctagctagccattttgcgaattacgaattttttttttttcgttgaaATTATTTGGAAGGTGCTCGAGCACTACAGTGAGGGAGCACATTTGTACAGACGCGCCCAAATCTCAcagcctcctttttttgtgtctcATTTgagtttgtatttttttttgttgctgcGTTGAGCTGGGCCCAGTCCCCGGTTTGAAGGAGCCTCCGTTTGAGGAGCAGCAGGCACGTGTCTAACGGTGAACGTTTGCCGAGCAGTGAGCGATTTCCTAGCAGTGAACATCCACCATCGACCACGAAAAAGACACGGCCTTCGCgcttttaaacaaaatttttgtccatacatatgtacccttttttttttttttttttttttcaagtgcaTTTTATTAAAGTTAAGAATTGTAGCTATCATATTTGAGGGCATGACAGAATGACcactgcttcttttttttttcttttttttctcatcccCAATGTGTCAGCCTTTTCCTCAATTTTCGCTTCCATAGAGAGAGAGGCGTCTAGCTGAACAGAAGAGGAGTAGGTACACCTccggaaagaaaaaaaaacttctttttttttttttttttgtgaagcgGCTCCCCTGCTATCCGTCGTAGCTACTCGTTTCCCTTCATAAGATGCGACGTAGGAAAAACGTAAAACTGGTGAGAAGAAGTCGAACACAAATAAGGCAATAACATGAATAGGCCAGGCGGGACGCCCCTAAACCGGTCAAGCAGAGAGAAAAGCAACGAGAAGAACGGCGCGAAGAGTGCGAGCAAGGGGGTCCGCAGGAGCAGCGGGAAGGGCATTAGTAAGGGGAGCCGCAAGAGCGGCGCTGTGGGCAGCGGCGTGGGTAGCGGTGTGAGTAACGACGTGAGCAGCAGTATAAGTAGCCGCGCTAACGCCACCACCGATCGCACCACCAACCGCAGCACCGACGAGGGCGCGGACAACCCCGCCGGCAGCAGCCCCAAGAGTGCCGCAAACAACCCCGCCGGCAGCAGCCCCAAGAGTGCCGCAAACAACCCCGCCGGCAGCAGCCCCAAGAGTGCCGCAAACAACCCCGCCGGAAGCAGCCCCAAGAGTGCCGCGAACAACAGCGGGCACGATGACTACTACGCCATCTTGgaggagctagccaaatcaGAAACGCCCAAATTTAGATCCGTCCAGGATAGCATGGACGAAAATCTCAACCTCGAATTTTTGAGGTCCTCCAGTGAAAATTACACCTACAAGATTACCTCCAGGGGTAGGCCCCGAGAATGCACCTCGGTTTGCGGCGTCATTGCGTAGGGCGGAAGACACCTCGCCTGTTCGTCTCTCCCCAAgcgcatgcacacacatgtacgCTCTCTCACACATATTGCACCCATGTGATAACattttgctccccttttttttgcgcccttGAAGGCCCCGTGTGCTACTCGGCCCTCTACCGAGACGACAAGTACGTCTACCGCCACATAATCCTGAGCGACAATGTGAGGCAGTATGCAGAGAGCAAAGTGCGAAAAACGAATGCCTTCCTAACCGAGCACTGCATAGTGAACGAATTGCAAATTGACATAGGCAAGGGGTGGAAACACTTCATGATTTACGATGGCAAGATTCGAGAGCTGATTTTGCGGAAGGTCCTGACCGCCGAGGACAAGTTGAGGATGGCCGTCCAGGCGCAGAAGTACAATtagccccccccctcctccaaTCTAGTTTTTGCTCGCAACTCTTCTTTAATTTATACCCCGACGCTACTCTCATTTGCTTCCCCTGTTTATGTAATTTGACGGCCACCCCAAATGATAGaagttgccttttttttttttcctctttttttttttttttttttttttgtaaacctTGAGGGGGTCTTTCACATGTGCGATAAGCTGCATGCAAATGGACATCCGCGTGGGGCGCACAacgttttcccatttttgacGAAGGAAGGTGGGAAGAAGTTGCCCTACGCGTCTCTCCATTTGCAcatcatttaaataattttgagaaaacgtaaaaaaggcTTCAAACTTAACTGGCGTGATGcgttattttgttcttttttttttaaagtggcATGAACGGAGGGGTGTAGACAATACAATTGTGTTGTTCCGCTCATGTGTAGCTCTCCCTCTCCAGTAGGGGTTGCACCATTTGGGGTTTCACCTTTGCGCCGGAATGGCAATTTAACCTTTTGATCATTGGTGGAAGGGGCCCCCCCTGGGTGGTAACAAAACGTAGGGGAAGAGGTACCCTATCTGGGTGAAGGCCAGTGTGCAGTTGCGCCCCGCTGGGCGTATGCAAGTTCATGCGTGtgattttgtttcttttcgcttcgttttttttttggaaaggaTGATGAAGGGACTGCTCTGCTAAGCGGCACCTTCCCCATGTTGGCAGCGTCAACCGGGGGTGTACAATAGtgccatttaaaaaaaaaaaaaaaaaaaaaaaatcgacatTTTTTGACCCGATCGGAGGGCATCGCACAGCTGGGCGAGCCATAAAGAAGAATCCCACGTGGAAAGAGCAAAACGTGGAAAGAGCAAAACGTGGAAAGAACAAAACGTGGAAAGAACAAAACGTGGTGGGGGGGCACCACTTGAAAAGGCGGCAAAGCAGAGACAGTCAATTTGTTAGTCGATCGATCAGTTATGTATGTTCCCAGTGTTTGGTACCTCCATCCTCCGAGCAGCAGCTtatttgaagtttttttttttccgtgcaCAGATATGAGGGGGGCAACGGATCAACCCCCGGGTGACACCTCATGTGCGTGATTAGCAGCGCTGCTCCACGGCCAGCATGAGTCGCCTCTCGCGCATCTTCGCCGCTAGGGCGGTTAGTGAGTTGTTCCGGCCGCTGGCTCCGCAGGGTGGAGGGAAAAAGGTGCTTTACCTTCTAAACCTGACCAAGCTGCATGTGTACGAGCAGCTGCTGCTGGAGGAGTGCCTCTACCGAATGAGTACCCCCCTCAGCCAGGGGGAGAACAACGTCGGGTTTGTCCTCATCAATGATACATATTCCGGCGCGAaggagggaggaggagaagaagaagaaaaaggagaagaaaaaggagaagaaaaaggagaagacgaagaagaaaaagaagacgaagaaaaagaagacgaagaagacgaagatGAAAAATTCACCCCCCCAGAAAACAAGTGCATCGTTCTAGGCATCAGCGGAAAAGTAGCCAATTTTATAAGGGACGTCGACTACattggtaaaaataaaatcgcgCTGATTAGGAGGTACACAGGAGGGGG harbors:
- a CDS encoding hypothetical protein, conserved (encoded by transcript PVX_099580A) encodes the protein MDLHDKRNGEKHHLSSGALEEVGQVASEKGSTNKRTYMKYHEGEDYSEGEKEDGRGVPHRGNRRPSRTSRSTDDDAVERGEADQLAKSKKKAKAVNELSSHALSPSGGANNPVSDADDQDSHDGGGHQREGNKWQNERGDHHHASEKRTYHMRKVVPYPSYTDTTSPGGKRNLLSNSIPSSASLKKGSAAQEDESTADEHSPKNKGSKIYKLKSKRGSSSFMCHPDGRRRRVSPTRRSSISQSSVGTSERSFQGGRHAKEGRGRCQREASHRSDRSGRSDGSYKHGKRDKRDRRDKRDKHSRRRRSESEEPRFTSSTHLKKGELPRRRAGTRRDVSSDGSCRSSGESSDNGRHRKTAITERDNERSDGSSRGHSPVVKKDYHHHAGRKRHRRSYDDASPYEQKYPTQEAKRGERTPHDYMVGGRGRPHGAHLSDESVRREDESSSEYRREAASSKTERNKIRQRGRSASRRSASRRSASRRSASRRSASRRSAISRSASRRSRSAERHPYSRRKRHYRLPAEEDSPNIYRKKYQSGKERQDWHKDGGYYYRGEGEYEKDLPPKGNHRGEGPSRGGSAKLSDYREDPNLQRRTKEYPQSREWRERPLNPHRDEGNESATEGEEQKTNYHNYGREKGQRSGRNDLHQNHHSSRKRDRSEMDDEAATYEQADQGRHYYPPGEAYHARGRNPNKRLNTYKGDSDDEEKEAFKPRPDQRLPHRFERDWHANRRNEHPRRNGSCEKNGDVGSDLSVNELNFGRMKRKEVAEYVQVGGSVEIELLSDADFTNWASDHSGGEAGGEAANGGVEVEGDHRNGNHTRINFRNCHLRKFVLCGDQLRMGKLPPTKKRSVSVCSSDGNAYSHNKYAPPTRIANYKQSEYRQEKNPATSPVGNKYCDVPLEKRRGSHSDRSESPDSFGRSGYMSGKNSGTKNDSTIERRKQVPSVEGEANRRLSRSASPVRDALVERESGREGEFPGGARRGEDGSKFIGGHQVDHNERIRGSSRGSSRGRSRGSSRGSTFGAPHNAHGDGQTQEMIPPPRISDHGGVNQIEGEKDKAHSHGENHERRTPQHCADAHSGIKAKGEENHRADGKNDGDDTLITEKEEGNRAGAKVKVATTTPTWVNVPEWGTIPNYINEIIKNMNNSYEINEPIDVLNLKAGKSFRVPELLHLVKEMTSTKSFLDFLERRKEAQKKWKMVARNIMHEEFKLLSDSISRDVLDAKIKFLTSSLRSL
- a CDS encoding hypothetical protein, conserved (encoded by transcript PVX_099585A), with the translated sequence MNRPGGTPLNRSSREKSNEKNGAKSASKGVRRSSGKGISKGSRKSGAVGSGVGSGVSNDVSSSISSRANATTDRTTNRSTDEGADNPAGSSPKSAANNPAGSSPKSAANNPAGSSPKSAANNPAGSSPKSAANNSGHDDYYAILEELAKSETPKFRSVQDSMDENLNLEFLRSSSENYTYKITSRGPVCYSALYRDDKYVYRHIILSDNVRQYAESKVRKTNAFLTEHCIVNELQIDIGKGWKHFMIYDGKIRELILRKVLTAEDKLRMAVQAQKYN